One region of Sebaldella sp. S0638 genomic DNA includes:
- a CDS encoding YjjW family glycine radical enzyme activase, which yields MYAVVNNIIKFSNVDGPGNRMAIFFQGCNFRCTYCHNPETIHFCNNCGECVRVCPVSALKTEDGIVKWDKKICIDCDECIKTCRFFSSPKTEKYTVTDLIKEVEKVKIFIQGVTVSGGEATLNAHFITEFFKEVKKMNLSAFVDTNGGIDISLEKYREFIEITDKFMLDIKAWDSEEHKELTGVINDKVLKNLKFLLEKDKMFEVRTVVNSMINAEETIMKTAEILKDYPEVRYKIIAYRHFGVKEEFKEKLLPLPNTDDLEKLKAKAEKIMKNEIILL from the coding sequence ATGTACGCTGTAGTAAATAATATAATAAAATTTTCAAATGTAGACGGTCCGGGAAACAGAATGGCAATATTTTTTCAGGGTTGTAATTTTAGATGCACATATTGTCATAATCCTGAAACTATACATTTTTGCAATAACTGTGGTGAATGTGTGCGGGTATGCCCTGTTAGCGCTCTGAAAACAGAAGACGGAATCGTAAAATGGGATAAAAAGATATGTATAGACTGTGATGAATGTATAAAAACATGCAGATTTTTTTCCAGCCCGAAAACTGAAAAGTATACTGTGACAGATTTAATAAAAGAAGTGGAAAAAGTAAAAATATTTATACAGGGAGTCACTGTAAGCGGAGGAGAAGCTACGCTGAATGCACACTTTATAACAGAATTTTTTAAAGAAGTAAAGAAGATGAATCTGAGTGCTTTTGTTGATACTAACGGCGGTATAGATATAAGCCTTGAGAAATACAGAGAATTTATAGAAATAACAGATAAATTTATGTTGGATATAAAAGCATGGGATTCAGAAGAGCATAAGGAACTTACAGGTGTAATCAATGATAAAGTGCTGAAAAATCTGAAGTTTTTATTGGAAAAAGATAAAATGTTTGAAGTAAGAACCGTGGTTAATTCTATGATAAACGCCGAAGAGACAATAATGAAAACAGCAGAGATATTAAAGGATTATCCTGAAGTAAGATATAAAATAATAGCTTACAGACATTTTGGAGTAAAAGAAGAATTTAAGGAAAAATTATTACCCCTTCCAAATACAGATGATCTTGAAAAACTTAAAGCAAAAGCAGAAAAAATAATGAAAAATGAAATTATTCTGTTATAG